The Carassius auratus strain Wakin unplaced genomic scaffold, ASM336829v1 scaf_tig00041165, whole genome shotgun sequence sequence TGCTGTGCAAGCTTTTTGAGAAAACAGAACCACTTTTCAGAGATCCATGTGACTCAAGAATACTTGGATGCTTCAAAGTCCCATCAAGGCATGCTGTCATGAAGCTCATACCAAAACGGCAACTGACAAGAAAAGCTATAATGGTGGAAAAAAGAGAAGAGACCATCTTCTTAGCAATCCTGCATGTGCACAGATAATGCCCtagtcaatctctctctctctctcttgctgtctcactcactcactcactcacatgtgcacacacacacgcacacacacgcacacacacgcacacacacacacacacacacacacacacacacacagccaatgCATTTATATTAAGATCTACTGTTAATTCCCCATTTAAGGACATTCAGAGAATCAAAGGAGAATAAACCGTGAAGGTCATTGAAATCAGTTATTATAAGCAATAagttattgaataaatataatacactGTGTAAATTATCTTATATTAAATTTTtccttttgtatatttttttatctcaacAGATGGACACAAAATTTTTTTGCAGTTGTGGAATTTGCTGATGATAGTGCAGTTTAAATAATTCCAACGTCATAGTTGGAGGAAACCAAAGtggtattgttttattttcacattcatttacATTACACTAAATCAGTTCAAGAATGGTAAATCTAATGTTCTGTTACTGGACATTTATGAACACAAGGAAACTTGTAAAAAACTGCTCTCTGCCAGACAAAGCGAAGTGGAGGCGAtgtccattaaaaaaagtttggctAAGAACAGGTAATGTAGTTTATACATTGTTTAAATGAATCTACTATTATACTATCTaacatttttcaatatttaatatttaccatatttttctAGACTCTTACACTAAAGGTCTTCAGAAATGCCGGCGAGTAGTGGAGACCTCGAATGTTGAAACAGAAGACTGCTCCAAAGTGAACAAAAAGAGGGCACATAAAAAGCCATAAGGATTTGTGTCAGACATTGATTCTTCCTCAGATGGTAACTATTCAAATCACTTTAAAGAATTTAGTATATATccactgaaaacaaaaacaaacaaaacaaaaaaaggcagGAAGAGccaaagaaattataaataacaatttGTGAACTCTATTTTGAAGCATGTTTCCATTTCAGAAGATGGCAGAGTTTTCCCAAAGGAGAATACAGATGTGTCAAAACTTCATCCACCGAAATGTAAGTTGTCAACACATGAGTCAAGAGTCATTCTATAATTTGTGGTACATTTGGCATTTgacaatgtaaagaaaaaaattctttattaaaaaacttattaaaagacttttttttttcacaagctcATACCTTATACtagtgtgagtgagcgagtgagtgagtgagtgagtgtgtgtgagagagtgagagtgggaGTAAGTGagtttgagtgagagagagttagagagaggGTGAAggagtaagtgagtgtgtgtgtgtgagagagagagtgggagtgaGTAAGagtgggagtgagtgagtgtgagtgagagaagttgtgtgagagagagttagagagaggGTGAgggagtaagtgagtgtgtgtgtgagagagtgggagtgagtgagtgtgagagtgtcaTGATCAGATCAGAGAGAGTCATGATCTGCATGAGCTCTTAGAATTTACCTTTTTTGCTATTTTGAGATGAGAGTtagatgaaaaaatgtaaatatctgaAAGAATATCAAATTCTGAACTGAACTTTCACTAAAGGAAATcagaaaaagtatatttatttgtttttaaaaccaAATATTCAGCACAGAGTTTCTAGCAGCACTGCAAGACAGGCCTACAGGAGAATCGGAGGGAAAACCAAAAACAGGACAATCCTTCCAGATGAACCTCAAAATTTCAGAGAGGGAGAAGCAGTGAGTACAGCTAACTGAACTGGACAATATTTATCCTCAACTTCAAGGATATACGgtttaaaattgacattttttatagttttttataaacCTCTGACATTCCTCAATGTATCAATTCAAATGAGCCAGAGAACAGTAACCAATCAGAGGAGCAGACGCAGTCACCCCACTGCCATTTGCAAATGAGCTCCCCACTCTGCACAGACTGTATGTTCATACAGTACCCCTCTGACATCACAACTGACTCTGCAAGGAAACACTATAAGCAGAAACTTCTCAAAGACAACCCAGAAACTCTGTATGTAGATTCATTTAAAACTGGAGACTAAAGCAACCTCATTTTCTTCACTGATCATCCCAGCGTCTGGCATAAAGCCATTATAAACCATTACCCGTCTGTAAAGAAGGAGGGCATCTGTAATGGCTGGAAAGTCAAAATTAGAGAACCATGTGACCCCGACAACACAGTGATAACTGTGAACTTGTATAAAAATGGCACAGTCATGGTACAGGGAAATCTAAAAACATTCCAGACTGACTACAGTGCAATAATGAAACGAGAAAAAGCCCTATTATCTGAGTATTTATCGTCTGAGCAGAATACACAGAGATGTAGTCCAGATCTCAAGCCCAGGCCTGCAGAGAGCCCTGCCCAGGACCCCTCATCCCCCCCGCTCACATCTATACATGTCCTCCAGGAGCACTTCACAAGGCTGGAGATGGAGCAGCTCAGGAGAAGACCATCACACCCAACTCCAGCTAAACTCAGACCACACCACACAGAGACTGACAGCCCTCACACAGCAAGTCAAACGATTAcagacagagaaggacagctatcAGAAAGAGCTGGCCACTCTGAGACTCCAGCTACAGGACAGAGAGCATCTCACATCTCACATCTCAGGAGAGAGAGCAGCAGCACAGTGAGATCCAGGCCCTGAAAGAGCAGGTGAGAGAGCTGCTCCTGACCAGACAAGAACCAGAGCAGATCCACAGAGCTGAAACTCTGACCTCCAGCCCAGAGACACCAGACCCAGACCACTCACAATCACCACCGCGCCTCGGGCCCAGCGCCCCAGCACAACACCAGCAGCACCCATCTGACAACAGCCCACCACCCACCAGCACACAACAGACAGAAATAGCCCTGCTCATCGATTCAAATGGGAAATTCATTGACATAAAGAAACTTTTCCCCCGACACAGAGCTGTGAAACACTGGTGTCCCAACACAGACAAAGCCCTGGAGCTTCTGACAGATTCTGAGCTGGGCCGTCCCAGCCACATCATTATCCACACAGGGACCAATGACCTGATTGACCTGAATGACCTAATTGAACCGATCGTACTATATGGCAGTGAAGTCTGGGGTCCAtctataaaatttgattttttaaaatgggaAAAACATCCAATTGAAAATATGCATTTAGATTTCTGTAAAAGAATACTCAAAGCCCCACGCCGAGTCCTCTTCTTCAGCTGGTGCCGAGACTGACTTGGATCACACCGACAGAGATCAGCCGGCCTCaggactcacacacactctcaaccATTCAGCCCCACACAAATTATCAACTCAGAGAAAGACAAGTACATCACCCATTGGACAAACACCATTAAAAACCAACACAAACTAGAATGCTATTCTGCACTAAATCGAGAGTACACCATGGCACACTACCTGAGCACAGTGACTGATGTCCAACTCAGGAAAACATTGACGATGTACAGACTCAGTGAGCACAGTCTGGCCGTAGAGACGGGCCGGCGCAGACAAACCTGGCTCTCTCCTGACGAGAGACTCTGCTCCCACTGCATTCTGGGAGAGATCGAAACAGAGCTGCACTTCCTCACACAATGCCCCAAATACCAAACCATTAGAAACCACTATTATcccaaaataaacacattatttcccTATTTTAATAACTGCACCCCAACCGAAAAATTCACCTTCATTCTCTGGGAAAAATCTGAATGTGCAAATACAGCGGCAAGATTTATAGCAGCCTGCCAACTCCTGAGACAGAGCCAAGACACAACATCCAGAGAATATACAGCTAACTCACACCAAACCAACCATCACACATGACTGTAGATAATGCTGAATCCagttattaattaaacaaattaataaataatctgtAAATAATACGTTAcataactctatttttatatgcATCCATGTGTTTTAATATTGTTCTTCTAATATTACTTGTTTACATGTTATTTTAATTGCTATATTGTTCTAAATTACACTGTTGTATATGTTCTCTTTTCATATGTATGCTTTagcaatgcaaaatgtacttttgtcatgccaataaagctaacTGAATTGAATtcagtgtgagtgagagaggttatgtgagagagagtgaggaagtaagtgagtgtgagagagagagaatgggagTGAGTAAGAGTGGGagtaagtgagtgtgagtgagagaggttgtgtgtgtgagagagagagagagagagtgtgagtgagtaagagtgggagtaagtgagtgtgagtgagagaggttgtgtgtgagagagagagagtgtgagtgagtaatAGTGGGagtaagtgagtgtgagtgagagaggttgtgtgtgagagagagagagagagtgtgagtgagtaagagtgggagtaagtgagtgtgagtgagagaggttgtgtgtgagagagagagagtgtgagtgagtaatAGTGGGagtaagtgagtgtgagtgagagaggttgtgtgtgagagagagagagtgtgagtgagtaagagtgggagtaagtgagtgagtgagagaggttgtgtgtgagagagagagagtgtgagtgagtaatAGTGGGagtaagtgagtgtgagtgagagaggttgtgtgtgagagagagagagagtgtgagtgagtaagagtgggagtaagtgagtgtgagtgagagaggttgtgtgagagagagagagagtgtgagtgagtaatAGTGGGagtaagtgagtgtgagtgagagaggttgtgtgtgagagagagagagtgtgagtgagtaatagtgggagtaagtgagtgagagaggttgtgtgtgagagagagagagagtgtgagtgagtaagagtgggagtaagtgagtgtgagtgagagaggttgtgtgtgagagagagagagtgtgagtgagtaatAGTGGGagtaagtgagtgtgagtgagagaggttgtgtgtgagagagagagagtgtgagtgagtaatAGTGGGagtaagtgagtgtgagtgagagaggttgtgtgtgagagagagagagtgtgagtgagtaatagtgggagtaagtgagtgagagaggttgtgtgtgagagagagagagagagtgtgagtgagtaagagtgggagtaagtgagtgtgagtgagagaggttgtgtgtgtgagagagagagtgtgagtgagtaatAGTGGGagtaagtgagtgtgagtgagagagagagagattgtgtgagagagagtgtgagggagggagtgagtgagtgtgagtgagtgtttcaaaaagcatattagtgttgtcaaaagacccatTACTtcagtaccaagtcggtactaaaaaaatgaagatgtgacggtaccaggtttctttaagtaccggtggtaccgaggttctgttcaaacccggttcttgatgCATACATACACcgctatgatttccgtgaagcaGAAAAGCGGATGGAATCTAGTCATGAAAATGAGACTTAGATTTTAATATGGACGGTCAGGGAATtagtcaaagttagcataaattaatcaaatcaaatctccatatggatgagtatctgtaaatgttaagccgcaaaagttggttgaaatatgaatcctgcatgtttttGCGCGTCTCTGTGTAAACTgtgaatgaatggtttgtttactacatagactgaggCGCgcgacgcttgcagtaatttctgCTTCTGCCTTCTCattgaggacataaatacatcagCAAAATAATCAGTTATGTTCTgggtcacttcacaagcattttaccgttacatttgagtaaaaccagtgtcgatttaaaggtattcacagcAACCAGTCAAAACAACCCTCTACATtccgagtaaatcactcgcatatgtgaCTAAATTTTACTCTAGGTGCCTAAGTGATGTCTATTGTaagccattggctaataaattcttatTTTACTCACTTGTGTGTTCAAGGCTATTATaagattactatatatatatatatatatatatatatatatatatatatatatatatatatatatatatatatatatatatacttgtgtaACAGAGCTCACTGTCAATTAATCCACTTTTGACATGGATTATTAACCAATGTCTCCATTTATCATCCATTCAATTTTGTATTTACAGATTAATCATTCTCCAATATACATCCTCTGGACAAGGGTTAGTATAATATAAAAGTATGCTTTTATGGACAAACACATCTtcccaaatgaatgaatgaatgatctctctctcacacacacacacacacacacacactctctatgcTGGCACGAAAGAAGGAATTTCCAGTTATCTTTCTCAACACTGTaagagttttttattattattattattataacctgCGACTCACTAATTAATGCTGAATCtatggcctggtttcacagacagggctttgCCTAATCCAGGATTAGGTCATAGTTCtttcattgtcatttttataaacatgccttagaaaaGCATTACTGCTGTGCATCTTAAGACAAAACAAATGCACTGACATGTTTTAAGATCAGAtcagtttctttcagttgaaatagCTCAGATTTAAATTTTAGTCTAGGACTAGACTGAAGCCTTGTCTATGAAACCGGGGGTTAATGTGGCTTTTCATTTCCACTTTactgcagagttaagctccaactTTGATTTAAACTCAACTCCCTTTAATTAtcaattaatttcaataattgaATTCTTAAATTAATCAACATTGATTAGCTTAATCAGGTGTGCtagattagggttggagctaaactctgaagaaGAGTGGCCCTTGAAAGCCAGTTTTGAAATTGCCtattctgtttatatttataCAGCAGAGGAATTGCTGCAGGAGTCAAGCATATCACGGCCTCTTGAAGGTATTCTTCTAAAACTCTATtctaaaattcaaaatattatattctgAAATTCAgagtattatatttattgtaattattaataattctaGTTAGAGTGAAATTTTGTTTTATGCCGCAGTTGCTTCGCAGCTCCTCGTAGAAGAGCCCCAGTGTTCAGACTCTGCATCAAAGAGTAAAGTCAAGTTTTGATTTTTAACAATAGAGTAATACTACACATTCAAGGAGCATTATGCATTTTTGCTTCACAGGCTATCGCACAAAAGTCTTGCAAAGACTACAAGAAATTGTTGAGAACCAGCAAGACATCCTTGCCATGCAAAGGCAGTTACTGGCTGCAGTAGCTGTGACCATGACAGAGGAAGATgggtttttttctgtaaaatggGCCATGCCAAACAGTGGAGGATCTGCAGACCCTTGACAGGGATTtggaaaataaagacaaaagGGCCAAGATGGTAATACTTATGCAAGACACTCAAATCCGTTACCAAATCCGATTTTTTTGCACATGATAATAGTGTATTTACAACCTAGTGCAAATATTAGTGACCTTGATACAACATATAGGTTCCATTTACATACCAAGggggtaaaaatgttttttatttgaatctaAAACTTTTTAAGAAGAGTAGGGTTGGTTATCGTTTGAAtcttatcgattcctagtttcgaTTCCTATAAgattaaaaaatcaaaataagtcaagatatttacatatacattaagACATTAAGATGTCAAAcatgtattctgtctttttacaaagcattctgttgcagctgaataacatgaacAAAAATCATCAGCCTATAAAACACTGCAAGATGAATTTTGCCtgtgtgttttaaaaagaaaataccatagcaaaaacaactagattaatataggtttcaaatattaaagtattaaagaCAAGTAAACATTCAGTAATTAaataggaacaaacaaatcaattagcaatatcataaataaatacaacaaaaaaaaattcaggtataGAAACTGTaatcaaaaaaagtttaaaaacagtgcatagttttttttataaataaaataaagattaatcaattaaatttattaaatatattcagtcaagatcagtgaatgattttcttttgttctttgattaacattaatgacaggcagtgcatttattaggctgttgtctctttaagcaaaaatactgtaCACTTGTGTTTACTTTCTCATCTGTTTATGTTAACGTAAGACAAAAACGGCG is a genomic window containing:
- the LOC113085048 gene encoding uncharacterized protein LOC113085048, which produces MSSRSTSQGWRWSSSGEDHHTQLQLNSDHTTQRLTALTQQVKRLQTEKDSYQKELATLRLQLQDREHLTSHISGERAAAQCARLGLELNSEEEWPLKASFEIAYSVYIYTAEELLQESSISRPLEVASQLLVEEPQCSDSASKSYRTKVLQRLQEIVENQQDILAMQRQLLAAVAVTMTEEDGFFSVKWAMPNSGGSADP